A stretch of Rhododendron vialii isolate Sample 1 chromosome 4a, ASM3025357v1 DNA encodes these proteins:
- the LOC131322692 gene encoding uncharacterized protein LOC131322692, with product MPPRNIKEVLQKKLEEKEREKARLQKAGGAAASGSVPSKKVPPPPPSKKRPLSAPPSPKEPPASKKVRAATKGKGQEVEHPKEAAGEGEGRVTALDLDLDTPWVPSFITPSKKQVLKSDSLREDPSLAFTLHSGLALPRDVQNPPSLKAALSEYYYHAGRATQSIMSAQLHLTEYDKKSKLQKQSVEYNKALAEEYKKGLEQSELVRQSLEVQVANQNDLIKGLQESTEQTRAEGKDEGLAEGRALGREEMKKEMEKEVQGQYEKGYAQAEEDVTDQVLEVQDEIKEAQHKESFMLGYNMGLDDAGAEADDERRSLVEIPPFAPAEVIAEETTADAIDSTTLPAPAEAPIPQAQTDAPTPPAPADAAAD from the exons ATGCCTCCGAGAAATATCAAGGAGGTTCTCCAGAAGAAGctggaggaaaaagagagggagaaggccCGACTGCAGAAGGCTGGGGGTGCAGCCGCTTCGGGCTCGGTCCCTAGCAAGAAAGTCCCACCTCCCCCACCCTCTAAAAAGCGACCACTGAGCGCTCCTCCTTCCCCGAAGGAACCACCTGCGAGCAAGAAGGTGAGGGCGGCCACTAAGGGAAAGGGCCAAGAGGTGGAGCACCCGAAAGAAGCCGCCGGAGAAGGAGAAGGGAGGGTGACTGCCCTCGATCTCGATCTTGACACCCCATGGGTGCCAAGCTTCATCACACCTAGCAAGAAACAGGTCCTCAAATCGGATAGCTTGAGGGAGGATCCCTCCCTGGCTTTCACCCTCCACTCGGGGCTAGCTTTGCCGAGGGATGTACAGAATCCCCCCTCTCTGAAAGCGGCCCTGAGCGAATACTACTATCACGCAGGAAGG GCTACCCAGTCCATAATGAGTGCCCAGCTGCATCTCACCGAATATGACAAGAAGTCAAAACTGCAAAAGCAGTCGGTGGAATACAACAAGGCCCTGGCCGAGGAGTACAAGAAGGGgttggagcaatccgagctcgTGAGGCAAAGCCTCGAGGTTCAGGTCGCCAATCAAAATGACCTTATCAAGGGGTTGCAGGAGTCTACCGAGCAGACTAGAGCCGAAGGAAAAGATGAGGGGCTGGCCGAGGGGAGAGCCTTGGGGAGGGAAGAGATGaagaaggagatggagaaggagGTGCAGGGGCAGTATGAGAAAGGATACGCCCAGGCCGAAGAGGACGTGACCGATCAAGTCCTTGAAGTGCAGGACGAGATCAAGGAGGCCCAGCACAAAGAGAGCTTTATGCTCGGCTACAACATGGGTCTCGACGATGCAGGCGCTGAAGCTGACGACGAAAGGAGGAGTCTGGTGGAAATACCACCCTTCGCCCCTGCCGAAGTTATAGCAGAGGAGACAACAGCCGACGCTATCGACTCGACCACCTTACCAGCCCCGGCCGAAGCTCCAATCCCACAGGCCCAAACCGACGCTCCAACCCCACCAGCCCCAGCCGACGCTGCAGCGGATTAG